Genomic DNA from Dioscorea cayenensis subsp. rotundata cultivar TDr96_F1 chromosome 1, TDr96_F1_v2_PseudoChromosome.rev07_lg8_w22 25.fasta, whole genome shotgun sequence:
ATATCTGATCTCGCATGGTAGTAGTACAAGCAGTAGCAGAATATGAATATACCAGTCGAACCTCCGCATAGAACAGACCTGAATGTAAAGCCGATAAATGAATCAGTACTTTTAGCTCTCCTACTGTTTTAGAGTTCCTTGATGCTATCAAATGATGGACAAAAAATGtatcaaaacaaaagcaagaatgTTACCTCCACCACCATTCATGATCCTCGACCGCAAGTTGAAAGTAAGTCAATGCCACAGTGATGAAGGCGGTGacaatgatgaggatgatgaaaaCGATGAAGAGGATGCTGTATATGGTGTAAATCTTGTGCCCCCAAACACTAGCAAATATATAGTAGAGCTCAATGTAGATGGCACTGAAAGGGAGGAACCCAGCCATCGCCATCTGAGGAATTGTCCCTCTATACCATGGCAACTGAGGGATCTCTCTGGGATACTTTGTGGTGCGGCATGGAGCTTGGAATTCTGTCTTGCCATTTTTACCGGCAACCCCTCCCAAGACGAGCAAAGGAGCAGTGACTAGTGTCCATATAAGAATGATCACAAGAATAGTACCAAAAGGTAATGCAGCGGTGGCGCTGTATGCTATGGCTACCGTGTTGAGGAAAGAGAAAGTCAAGAACAACGGTCCGCAAAACAGAAAGCCGGTCAACAATAAGTTCCTCAcctgaaaatgaagaaaacgAGAAAGTTAAATTCATCAAGAGACAACAGAAGTTGCCGAGAAAAGCAAACAACAGACAGAACAGCTGCCTACCCAATTAGTTCCTTCTAATTGCAAATAGAAGGACGTGGCTGTGTAACCAGCAATGCCAGATGTAAGAGCATATATAACCACAAGTGCTGTAAAAAGAGCCCCTCTGTTGTATGGGTAGAACACTCCAACAAGTGCAAGAAGGAAGATAAAAATAGCACTGGCAACAAACAAGCAAATATTATGTTATATTACATTATGTTAGAAGAATTAGACCATGAACAATAAGTTGAAGAATTCTTACAGAGCTAAAAGTTGAGTTCCCGATCCAATAACAGCCGAAAACAAAGACTTATGTTTTGGGAACCGGAAAACATCCCCGTGGATGTATTTCCATCCAGTCTCCTCTTGGTCctcaagagcttcatcatcatGTGAGTATCTGTCGTGTTAAAAATGTCAGTAAAACCACCCATTGAGATAAAAGAAAGAGCACATGAACATAATCAGATAAGGTGTGATTCTCACTTAATGAAGTCATTCTTCAACACTCGCATGAGGATGGTAGCTAGGAAGCCGGTCAGAAGGAGAACAGTCACGCAAG
This window encodes:
- the LOC120276804 gene encoding transmembrane 9 superfamily member 2-like, which translates into the protein MMRRMGEGVLMIVVLVLVCGLGVKGDASDHRYKEGEHVPLYANKVGPFHNPSETYRYYDLPFCAPDNVADKKEALGEILNGDRLVDAPYELNFREDKQSKSICKKTLSKEDVAKLRDAVAKDYYFQMYYDDLPLWGFLGKFDKDKIDPTEYKYLLFKHIHFDVAYNDDRVIEINVQTDNNLAVDITEDKEVNVEFSYSVTWKKTDIPFEKRMEKYSKSSSMPQHLEIHWFSIINSCVTVLLLTGFLATILMRVLKNDFIKYSHDDEALEDQEETGWKYIHGDVFRFPKHKSLFSAVIGSGTQLLALAIFIFLLALVGVFYPYNRGALFTALVVIYALTSGIAGYTATSFYLQLEGTNWVRNLLLTGFLFCGPLFLTFSFLNTVAIAYSATAALPFGTILVIILIWTLVTAPLLVLGGVAGKNGKTEFQAPCRTTKYPREIPQLPWYRGTIPQMAMAGFLPFSAIYIELYYIFASVWGHKIYTIYSILFIVFIILIIVTAFITVALTYFQLAVEDHEWWWRSVLCGGSTGIFIFCYCLYYYHARSDMSGFMQTSFFFGYMACVCYGFFLMLGTVGFRASLLFVRHIYRSIKCE